The window tcagagtacaggcggtagtatcgcccaataatggcggtggtaccgctagtaccccggaaatccgggataagacactttttagctccaattttgaagccattagggcctataaaaaccccacccttttcagcatgaaagggcacgaaagtattggcttaatcttgaagtcttgagtcataaaagtgttgtaaaaattagaggtctcctccttcatctctttgccttgtaaccatccaagaaagaggagtgagacttgtaagaattatctcctaaacctgagaaaaggagaaagcgctgtaaagaggtaTTCGATCTTCACctactgaaggaaggcctttagtggacgccggtgacctcatcggagaaggaatccgaaagtggatgtaggtcacattgaccgaacaactctaaaactcggtttgcttttactttgagcaatttacttctaTAGCAAACTgactctcctccttattgtgcttttactacgcctacatacgctttcaagtaaacaccttccgagatcagctttaatcgtacgaagactttacgaaatcgatacttttcatttgtgcaatttacattactgcaaatctccttaatcttctcttgcacttttacgaaagctttcaagttcaaattctctccgaaacgaattgaatcaaaaccattttcgtcggaatcagtttttaaTCGAAACTAGTCCTTTGAAATCGgaaaattttttcgctgcactaattcaccccctctcttagtgccgctcttaatcctaacagccCTCGCATAAGTGCccaaaggctgcttgcagccttggccgtCTGCGTGCAGGTGACCTATGGGCAACCTGCCTACAAGGGCGGCCAGCGCCTGCGGGAGGCGGGGCTCGCTCGCGGCGATCGCCCGCATTGGCGCCTGCGGGCACTGCCCCCACCCCCTCAGGCAACAAAGAAGGAAGGGGATTAGGGAATTTTGGGGCAAAAGGTTAATTTTACCCCtttagaatttgagaaattttagtttgTCCTTTCTGTCCAAATTacctaaatacccctcaattcaaaAAATTCCTATGTCccgaatttcaaaaaaatattagttaattaaaaagtttaattaaatattattatttatctagtagtcctctataatgatgtgtacatatgatgtaagatgtggacggatgatcatggaacgtgtgatgtgatatatgtgatgtgattattattattattggggcctgcgagtctccaatttttttctcatttattgttgggcctacgtGCTTGTAATTATATTGTCattacatgaggaggcgtagagggagcatggaagcgatagcgggacccacgaggcaTCCTTCCATTAATCAGGCATCCTTCCAaatcttatgattttgttaaataaactAGTTAACCAAGCTACTCCCTTATCTCCTAAACTTTTCCAGATCTCAATAGAGATACCATGATGCCCCACACTctcaattatttttatctttattaATGTATCTTTTACTTCAGTagctaattttatgaataaatctataattattaaatctaccacCATTATTTATCGTTAAATCTAAGTCATGtgtggaatattcattaaatagtttataaaaataatttttccatCTTTAGCGACTAAACATAAATCAAAACTTGGTTAATTCTAAATATAAACACCAATCATCTTCGATAGCAAAACTGAAATCGGAACTTTCTTTGCATGAAACCAAGGATGGAACAAATGACAAGTCAATGCAACCTTAACATAGATGTGTATGCAGCATACAAGCCATTAAATCCAAGAAGATGAATTTTCAGCACCATCCAAGACAAAGGAGTCCATACCTGAAAGAAAACAGCTTCTGGATGACCGCACACAGCACACCTGACAGACTTTGTACGAGGAAGAGTAGGATCAGCAGCAACATCTTGTAAAACTTGTGTACGTTCACCAACCGAGTGATGTATCTCATTTCTATATACACAGTTGTTGTCAGCAACCTCCTGAATAAGAGCCCAACAACTCTCAAGACATTGTTACATTGAATATATTTCAAAAAACTGATGACCGGATATACAAGAAATATGCTATATGAGAATAACATGACAATAAGCATAAGTGTCCCAAGGAACACATGTTATAGAAGAACagagaaaaaatatttaatagatcAAATATAAAAGTCATGGTACCTTGTGAATCCCATTATAGACTCCATAATTTGTAAATATGGGCAAAAAAATTGTATTCTTGAAGTTATTATGATGCACATCAAGATCTTTATTCAGAAGTTGGTTACaaaatattaaaatgtaaaatGCAATCTTGGAGTCAGTGTAAAATGCAATCTTGGAGTCAGTGTCCGACGTGGACTTGCTTGCTCAAAGAGATTTAGCTTGTTCTTAagttttatgaaagaaaaattaatttaatgTATGAGATTCTCAAAATCCAACCCAAAATGCAAAATAAAATATCCCACACCCCACATTACCAAAAAGCAACTTTTCATCAAATCTCATACACATTTTTGTTagaattttcttttcaatttgagGCCAAATCAGGTTTGTCAAGGCTATCATGCATAGTGGTTGCGAACCAACTCCAATATATATGGCTCAACTTTAAATTCCTTAGCAATGTGGGACCAACCTCCAGCAATTTATATCTTTATCGTGAATATTATATGAATTGTTAGTGTCAGAATTGGTTGTGAATTCCACGTGGTGGAATTGACCCAAACTGATCTGTTTTCCAAATGCAATCACATCAGAAAATCAGATGCCCCTTGAGAAGGTCTGGGCAGATTGTTCCTTCTCATCTCGTCTCTTCTCTTTAAGAGCAGACTCCTCCCAAATAGGAGGAAATAGCAAAAATGATCCAAAGGCATGTCCAACAGGGCTCTTCTCATGCTTAAGTCAATAAAGAGCTAAAAGTAATGAGTCTAATTCGGAGAATATAGAGGTTAGTGCATACTTAGAAAGACTCTCCTTGCATAAGCCTAAGCTAGGGTATCAGTGGGGTATATTTCATTTAGATGTCACGTTGAAAGGGCATGCTTAGGTGGTGTGACATCATTACCATGCTATTTGGGTAGGATTAGGTGGCTCCACATCATCACCATGCTAGCTGGTCTCCCATGGCCCTGCACATGATTTGATTGGATGTCACGTGTTGACTTCTAATTTGACGTCAAATCTAGTCATATCATGAATTTTTCTTTCAACATCTCCTTTTTCTTATGTAGTTTGATATTATTACCAGTACCTGTATGAATCTTCTCCCTAGGTTTGCTCATGCCTTCCTCATATCTCCCCATTATGGGGTAGTTCACTTGTGCATCTATCCATCTTTACTCGACTTAAAAATATCACTTGATTTTTGGCTAATTAGCTTGGCCTTATCCGACTCATGTAACCTAGTTCAATTATTTTATTCTACTTCATCTAGTTCAAGCGTTAACACTTGAcatatttgattttttaaattatgttaaATATGAGAGAATCTGGTCAAGGCTATCATGCATGGTGATTGTACACCTTTACAATCCAATAGCATAAGTTGTTTAAGTTGCAAGCTAATTTCAGAATATACAGCATGACACCTTAATTCCTCAACAATGTGGAACTAATCAATaatctatctctatctctatctcataCATGAAATTCTTTAAAACAATTTTTTACTACAAAATGTGTAAAACCAATTCATGAATCAAAGAGCGAAATTATAGGAATTGATCATTAATGATGACTATGTCCTACTGAGGTGCAATATCAAATTTACCTAATCGTGAATGGCATATAACTTAACCAAGAAAATGAATTAAACAAGAATTCTTTAACTAGTTATAGAAATGATGCTTCCAAAGCTTAAATAAACCCATCAAGGGACACAATTCCAAAAGAAAAGGTTACTTCAATCATATCTTATAGCACAGTTATTAGAATAGGACCGACATCCATAGGTTTGATCATGGAAACTATGAACTAGCTCAAAGAAATGATCTAATTCTATTAAAAGATTGGAATTTTTTGGACTCCGGGAATTGGGATAGACCAGCCAACTTACATGGTTCTTCAATAAACCACAAGAACTGATCAAGTAAGCAAAACTGAATGGATTTTTCAATATGAGAAGTAAGCAATACCTTTTTTGTCTGAATCAAATGGAATCCTAGTAGGTGCAACTGAGTAATATCAGTACCCACATTCAAAAAATTTCTGTGACATTTAATAAGTCCTCCCATCTTAATCAGTCCCTAATTGTCGTAACCAAGGAgttgaggagaaggaaaagataaATGAGGAAGAAGGGAATCAAGGGAAATAAAAGTAGagaagagaaggaggaggagaaggaggaaaggaaaggaaggaaaaaatggaaagaaagaaggagaaatGCGAGAAGGAAAGAAAGTaggaaaaagagagggaaaaggaagagaagaggacaGAAAGGAAAAGATGGCAGAGGAGAAGGGCAGATAAGAgcaaaaggaagaggaggagaacagagagaggatggaggagaaaaagaaagaagaaaaataaaataaagaaacaaCAAAAACTATTATTACATGCTTTTGTAgcatattttattaaatttattatcaaACCAATTGATCCATCTGTCTAACCAGTAATTCAGTGCACTGATGGTTGGTGGGGTTAATGTACAATTTATTCTAATAACTATTCCTCATAGCTCAGTTACTTTGGAATTATTTTATACCCACCAGTTGGGAAATTGCATTAGAATCATTGTTTGAACTCATGTCAACAAAGCAGCAAGAAGGTAAAAGTTATTGAGATTATATGGATTACATGAAGAAGAATAAAACTAACTGTACTCTCCCCCTTATACCTTCACCCTAAATTATGCAGTAGTTAAGAACACACTCAAACAGCTCAAGAACAAAAATGATGCAGCCACATGGATCTATAATCAACACATGATGCCTCACAAGCTGCACAGTCAAGGCTTCCAACTCGGTTGATATAACTTGTGCAAGACAGACACTAAATTTGAAGATTTGCACAATTACCTTTATCGTCTTGTAATAGTACCAAACCATTCCTCAAATAAAGCACCATCATCTATCTTCCAAGATCGTGCCCACATTTTACAACAGGTTACTACGGCAAAATTTGGACGAACTTACATTTGCAACTAGCACAAATAATCCAGATGTCACTGAAAATTGAGATGTAAGTACTTCAGAAAAATTGTTATTGGCAGCGAAAAATCACTATAAGGTTCCCGTTAGTATCTGGCGTCACATGAGGCATGGCTTTAATCAATTCAATCAATCTGCAGGCACCTCTCCAGAAATAGATAAATGAATCTCTTAGAGAACAAAGCAGTGAATCATCACCAGCCAAGCAGAAAAGAGACGATGAAAACGAAGACAAACGCGCCTTAAATGGATGCCTCACAGTTTGTTCCGAGCTCAATAAAAGGACTAATCCTTTTGTTTACCTCAAGCTCCCGCATTCTCCGCTAGAAAGACCGAGACAAGAGACCAAACAGGGAAAGAAAGTTTGGGAGGTGGGAAGGGAACCTGGTGATCGCAGTTGCGGCACGCATAGAGGAGGATCTTCTGCTCCCTGTCTTCCTTAGGGTACAGTATGTTGTTGCTGTACCAATCCAGAGGAGGAATACCTATTAGCAGGGAGAAAAAGGCAGGCATGATGGAGTTCTTCTCGGCGAGGGTTTACCATTCTCGGCAAAACTTCATGGTACTCATGGCGGCGGCAGAGGTTCTTACGAGCTACTTTTTTTTCGCTGGTTTTTGGAGTCTTTGACTGCAGCGAACTCGTCCACTCCTGTGAATAAATGAGATCAGTCTGGAATTGAATCAGCACGCTACTGTAGAACAATTTATTACATTTGGTTTACCGTCATGGGTGGGAGAGTTGGAATAAAAATCCGACGACGCGCAACCGACCACGTTATATTGTGTCGGATCCCGGATCTGCTGTCATCGGCAGATCCTGCTGTTTCTGACGAACAAGCTCCAGCACTTATCCAGCCAACACGGTGGCGTCCACGCCAGAATAGAAGAATGAAACATGTTTTATTTATTGCCCGTCGATCATTTCTCTTGGATCAACCCAGATTTGCGTTCTTAGACGATGGGATCAGAACATCGTCGTTCTATTATCGCGATGCAAGAGAATAAAAAATTTCCACATCATTATATCAAAGTCATATGGGTATAAATACTCATGAACGATTCATCTTATatgttttttattaaattataatagAATTTAAAAATAAGATACACTTATATTAAAATCTGGGCTTAAGTTTGTATGGGATTATCAAAATGAATGTCATGTATATTATTCTTAAGATGCATACGATAGATAATCTTAAAATGGAAACATATATTATCTTATAAATCCCTAATCCTCCGTTTAAAcattatttatgttatgaatctcTGATCCTTCCTCGTGGTAGAAGGAAGTATATGACAATAAAATAATGTAACGGGGGATACATATTTTCATGCTATGATTTTCTACACATAACTCTTGTAAAATTAGACATATCATATTCGTACACAACAGATATTTATCTTTATAAATCTtatatcttaaaaaaaataaattaataaagaaTTAAGAGCTTATAGCTACCTtttatatcttaaaaaaataaataaagaaagaaTTGAGAGTATGTAGTTATCGAGAACCGTGCATAAATGATAAGAGAGTCCTTACGAGTGAGAGACCCTACCATATTTATTATTTCCTTTATCCACGTGACCATCATCCTTCTCCTTCACTTTCATTCACTTTTAATCATCATAGCACCATTACTATCATAGCACCGCTACTACCACAACCAAAAAGAGCAATAACATTAACCACTAATTGTCGTCATTACAATCCTTGTTGATAACCACCATCCTATGTGCCACCTCTTCTACCGTGTTATTCGCTCGATTATCGTTTCTGCTAGTCATATATGCCTTGCAAGCTAATAATGTGAGTAATGGCATGTGATTTaacacgcagtctttttacttattattattatttgatattttatcattttacattacttgttgcatgaatatattgtgatgttcatggatctatgcaatggaatcggatcgtgatgagatcacaataatgagatcgattcgttattaaatataaatcctaaaatatctcagtcataggttactcgagagggatatcgagataaccggataaactagtatgttgtatacttgtccatataaTGGAGACAACTAGTCtcgtagctgctcatgtagggacactagagctacagtgcatgtgctcattggagaatgaattcactaatTAATCAactcacgaaatgttggatggttaatgatacatcattattagacaatgattttattgtcccaatggtatatctagtccttagaccttgagacaccaaggatgtcttgtatgagtactccactctttgataccaggctTATAGGCCTGGATGTTCCAAATCCAACATAgttagtcatcgggagtgatgaccaaccttacgaggaatattgagtatcgataaaggattatttactctcgatatcatgagaggaatatcccatatgttcttgctcagaaaaattcctaattatggtcattcggattgagagataaaaagttctctaggagaatccgattagagtgagactcgagtagaaatcgtatacgtctgacaacactatgtctggtatacggtctatgggatattagatggatgaggtatTGGAAAATTTAGGATGACAttacatgcacagtggaagaatacaaaaacaaaattctaaattttcgtagaaaagaaggtttcatcgtcgtacaaaaattggtgcgcaaaaacctacGAAATAAAAAAAACTACATGTAaaagaattacctagggagatcatatattcttgaaaacttgtagatctatgggagaggatgaaggaggtcaactatcctcctctctagtagtgatccttaCGATAagggctgcgaagatgctccttaaatcgttgcccaaaactcttcctcgcgcgcaccatgcaatcaagaaggggctgccccttcttacTGTTCACACACTTCAAATAGgggttgtgctagtcataggtgcccagaaagccaatcacgtgagtgatggcacgtgtgacttaatacagaatctttttgcttattatattttggcatatatcactttataactattgcataaatgcatacatatattgtaatgtccttggatttgtgcaatgggaatcggatcgtgatgagatcatgatagtgagatcgattcacctttaaacacatatcctaaataatcccggtcataggttactcgagagggatatcgtgataaccggacagactggtgtgttgtatacccgtttatatgatggatgcagctggtctcatagctgcttgtgtagggacacaagggatacagtacaggtgctcattggagaatgagttcactgattgatccgcttacggaatgctggatggttgatgatgccttattgtcaaacaacgatt of the Musa acuminata AAA Group cultivar baxijiao chromosome BXJ2-10, Cavendish_Baxijiao_AAA, whole genome shotgun sequence genome contains:
- the LOC135625909 gene encoding DNA-directed RNA polymerases II, IV and V subunit 9A, which produces MSTMKFCRECNNILYPKEDREQKILLYACRNCDHQEVADNNCVYRNEIHHSVGERTQVLQDVAADPTLPRTKSVRCAVCGHPEAVFFQATSRGEEGMTLFFVCCNPSCGYRWRD